The following coding sequences are from one Geothrix sp. window:
- a CDS encoding efflux RND transporter permease subunit: MPHDPYTVYTPQHRTLIRRWFDFLLPHKGWVFALSLAWGLAGVFTFAQLKRDLFPDMNLPILSVLIQSPGRATPELELSVAQPTEQALGGMPGVKRVATTVLPELVQVVVTFDGATDPWRARQLVAERLTGVIGSFPTGTRPPLMSSASGRLQELMEVVLESESVDPMKLRDYAEQVLGPRLQSLPGVARVERLGGQERSLQITLDPGKLRNLGVSLDRVMAALEQSHQDMATGVLEIQDKGWFMTVGSLAATPEEVRRLPVQAARGIVTLGEVADVREAPAFRRGLARHNGHEDVSLRIVKQPTAATLDVAEGVRTAVVELKKGLPEGMRLEVIYDQGRLVTRALNGVTLALLVGGIFVAMVLVVLLGNLRGALLVLAVLPLATFGAAIPLHFAGLGLNAMTLGGLAIAVGLLVDAAVIMVENLAHRLHTHKEQEESRRVALTRAAAEVATPILIAVLVILAVFIPLLSMGGIAGKLYAPLAVAVASAMTISLVLTFTLVPALVERFLPPGTSLDEPRFIAAIKRIYAPALGWALHHGPLVRVLALGLTVPSLWLAFQLGTNFLPTLDERAFMLLSKVPAESSLEAVDQANAHLDARLKTIPGVESVYRRSGRAEVTEDPCPITDSEIMVILKPVADERTVGMEVLEAAEAMPFPVEVNTPMQERIAEGIGGTPADIQVKVFGRHLEAIRGAIPELRERLLKVEGVRSVTPDTPDPMPRWRLVLDEEALRRLGVPRPLVTRTLQAALQGLPSEIRFEGPQRIERMVRFPNDGRMSPETLKGTPLVLDDGRALTLGQVARFEEASTPTLVRRESGQRRLGLNIRTSGDLGGTARRIEKALEGMKLPEGAFIKLGGKIEETRETQRRLGLAIVAALALVVGLLYIALKTWREVLVVLATLPDAFAGALVALWLTGETWNISSIVGMIGLFGVAVQNSLVLITQAKSLMAQGLPFEAALREASLGRVRPKLMTAGAAILGLMPMLFGFGGSELERPLAIAMVGGLVTSTLFTLLALPSFYAWVGKPKDGEVPTA, translated from the coding sequence ATGCCGCACGATCCCTACACGGTCTACACCCCGCAGCATCGAACGCTGATCCGCCGCTGGTTCGACTTCCTCCTCCCGCACAAGGGATGGGTGTTCGCCCTCAGCCTCGCCTGGGGGCTGGCGGGCGTCTTCACCTTCGCCCAGCTCAAGCGCGACCTCTTCCCGGACATGAACCTGCCCATCCTCAGCGTGCTCATCCAGAGCCCAGGCCGGGCCACGCCTGAACTGGAGCTGTCCGTGGCCCAGCCCACCGAGCAGGCCCTGGGCGGCATGCCCGGGGTCAAGCGCGTCGCGACGACGGTGCTCCCCGAGCTGGTCCAGGTGGTGGTGACATTTGACGGCGCCACGGATCCCTGGCGGGCGCGGCAGCTGGTGGCCGAGCGGCTGACCGGAGTGATCGGGAGCTTCCCGACTGGCACCCGTCCGCCCCTGATGTCCAGCGCGTCCGGCCGCCTTCAGGAGCTGATGGAGGTCGTCCTGGAAAGCGAGAGCGTGGACCCCATGAAGCTGCGGGACTACGCCGAGCAGGTGCTGGGGCCCAGGCTCCAGTCCCTGCCCGGCGTGGCCCGGGTGGAGCGCCTGGGGGGACAGGAGAGGTCCCTCCAGATCACGCTGGACCCCGGAAAGCTACGCAACCTCGGAGTCAGCCTGGATCGCGTGATGGCGGCCCTGGAACAGAGCCACCAGGACATGGCGACGGGGGTGCTGGAGATCCAGGACAAGGGCTGGTTCATGACCGTGGGCAGCCTCGCGGCGACCCCAGAGGAAGTGCGCCGGCTCCCCGTGCAGGCCGCCAGGGGGATCGTGACCCTGGGTGAAGTAGCCGATGTTCGCGAGGCCCCGGCCTTCCGCCGGGGACTGGCTCGGCACAACGGCCACGAGGATGTGAGCCTGCGCATCGTGAAGCAGCCAACCGCGGCCACGCTGGACGTGGCCGAGGGCGTTCGCACCGCCGTGGTGGAGCTGAAGAAGGGCCTTCCCGAGGGCATGCGCCTGGAGGTGATCTACGACCAGGGGCGTCTCGTCACCCGTGCCCTGAACGGCGTGACCCTGGCCCTGCTGGTGGGCGGTATCTTCGTGGCCATGGTCCTCGTGGTCCTCCTCGGGAACCTGCGCGGGGCCCTGCTGGTGCTGGCCGTGCTGCCCCTGGCCACCTTCGGGGCCGCGATCCCCCTGCACTTCGCCGGGCTGGGCCTCAACGCCATGACCCTCGGTGGCCTCGCCATCGCCGTGGGTCTCCTGGTGGATGCTGCGGTGATCATGGTGGAAAACCTGGCCCACCGGCTGCACACGCACAAAGAACAGGAGGAATCGCGCCGCGTGGCCCTCACCCGTGCCGCCGCCGAGGTGGCCACGCCCATCCTCATCGCCGTCCTGGTGATCCTGGCCGTCTTCATCCCCCTGCTGTCCATGGGCGGCATCGCGGGCAAGCTCTACGCGCCCCTGGCCGTGGCCGTGGCCTCGGCCATGACCATCAGCCTGGTGCTGACCTTCACCCTGGTGCCCGCCCTGGTGGAGCGGTTCCTGCCCCCCGGCACCTCCCTGGATGAGCCGCGCTTCATCGCAGCCATCAAGCGGATCTACGCGCCAGCCCTCGGCTGGGCCCTGCACCACGGCCCCCTGGTGCGCGTGCTGGCCCTTGGCCTCACCGTTCCCAGCCTCTGGCTGGCGTTTCAGCTCGGCACCAACTTCCTGCCCACGCTGGACGAGCGGGCCTTCATGCTCCTCTCCAAGGTGCCCGCGGAAAGCAGTCTGGAGGCCGTCGATCAGGCCAACGCACACCTGGATGCCCGCCTGAAGACCATCCCGGGTGTGGAATCCGTCTACCGGCGGAGCGGGCGCGCCGAGGTCACCGAGGACCCCTGCCCCATCACCGACAGCGAGATCATGGTCATCCTGAAACCTGTTGCCGATGAGCGCACCGTCGGGATGGAGGTGCTGGAGGCCGCCGAGGCCATGCCCTTCCCCGTGGAGGTGAACACCCCCATGCAGGAGCGCATCGCCGAGGGCATCGGGGGCACGCCTGCGGACATCCAGGTGAAGGTCTTCGGCCGCCACCTGGAGGCCATCCGGGGAGCGATCCCGGAACTCCGGGAGCGGCTTCTGAAAGTCGAGGGCGTCCGCAGCGTGACCCCGGACACGCCGGACCCCATGCCCCGCTGGCGACTGGTGCTCGACGAAGAGGCCTTGCGCCGTCTGGGCGTCCCCCGCCCCCTGGTGACGAGGACGCTTCAGGCGGCCCTCCAGGGCCTCCCCTCCGAGATCCGCTTCGAGGGTCCCCAGCGCATCGAGCGCATGGTGCGCTTTCCCAATGATGGCCGGATGAGCCCCGAGACCCTGAAGGGCACGCCCCTGGTCCTGGACGATGGCCGTGCCCTGACACTGGGCCAGGTGGCCCGCTTTGAGGAGGCCTCCACGCCCACCCTGGTCCGTCGGGAATCCGGTCAGCGGCGCCTCGGCCTCAACATCCGGACCTCCGGCGACCTCGGCGGCACGGCCAGGCGCATCGAGAAGGCTCTCGAGGGCATGAAGCTTCCCGAGGGCGCCTTCATCAAGCTGGGGGGGAAGATCGAGGAGACCCGGGAGACCCAGCGCCGGCTGGGGCTCGCCATCGTGGCCGCCCTGGCGCTGGTGGTGGGTCTCCTCTACATCGCCCTGAAGACCTGGCGGGAGGTGCTGGTGGTGCTCGCCACCCTGCCGGACGCCTTCGCGGGCGCGCTTGTGGCGTTGTGGCTGACCGGGGAGACCTGGAACATCAGCTCCATCGTGGGGATGATCGGGCTGTTCGGCGTGGCGGTGCAGAATAGCCTCGTGCTGATCACCCAGGCCAAGAGCCTGATGGCGCAGGGTCTCCCCTTCGAGGCTGCCCTGCGGGAAGCCAGCCTGGGCCGCGTGCGCCCCAAGCTCATGACCGCCGGGGCCGCCATCCTCGGCCTGATGCCCATGCTGTTCGGCTTCGGCGGTTCCGAGCTGGAGCGCCCCCTGGCCATCGCCATGGTGGGCGGCCTCGTCACCAGCACCCTCTTCACCCTGCTGGCCCTGCCTAGCTTCTACGCTTGGGTGGGGAAGCCGAAGGACGGGGAGGTCCCCACCGCCTGA
- a CDS encoding CxxxxCH/CxxCH domain c-type cytochrome encodes MKDQQTKWHRMAIAAVLCVLGLFGCGGTKSPANTTQYYGDYHPAGWMTVHGGQAVTGLAACTKCHEISILRVGSGIPTCMTTGCHHQSTPGFADPGSHGLRAKSAIGTPAGAGLASCQICHDKDFSGGPAANACVTCHGVSAPHPPKPWRLGPGSTFTHVTTDPSNAAVCVQCHFPGSAKNPIGHPAIPAPAGTQPGCFNATLCHDDKVAPHPIPFLAGMTTSSGNGHLTVTATAFAADCANCHAYSGTSPTTTAPLCQECHQLADPTLPGTNAGTCRSCHEGTSGLPKGPGGTGFPSIAGAHAKHMNLATALTCNTCHSGSGSGTFTHYDNANARLWQLAGPASVAIDPLFAAKTGGAPAFTDASLTCSNVSCHGGQATPAWEFGTINSGTQCTACHGVAASKTTITQFNDAFGRHSLGTHNATNAANAVACTTCHNMGNGSPGALAHFKYLNTPAVDGASSGAPADQMPSGTIAFDPLIVSGPGTYAVTSATQGSGTCALTCHTHIHTAAVNDWTFANVPHPVPFLTGQKDVQGNGHLTATAAIFAADCANCHAYSGTSPNAASPLCSICHALANPTLAATGAGTCLSCHVGPAGLPAGPAGTAFPSLPGAHAKHLALPTALTCNTCHTGAGTGTATHYANANARTAAPTGPGTVAMDPTFKAKSGGNPTFTPASLTCSNVSCHGGQGTPAWQGGTLNSGTQCTACHGVAASSATTTQYNDAFARHSLGTHNATNAANAIACTTCHNMGNGSAGALAHFKYLNTPAVDAVATGLPVDQLPSGTIVFNPAIVTGPGTYTVTSATQGNGGCALTCHTHIHVATVDTWTASGAPHAIPFLSGQTDTQGNGHVTATAAVFTADCSACHAYSGSSPMAAAPLCNVCHKLADPTLAASGPATCLSCHAGTSGLPKGPGGTTFPSIAGAHTKHMNLATALTCNTCHAGSGSGTATHYANANARVATPTGPAPVSMDATFNAKTGTSLFTPAALTCSNVSCHGGQATPSWQTGAINSGVQCTACHGVAASSATTAQFNDAFGRHSLGTHNATNAANAIACTTCHNMGNGSAGALAHFKYLNTPAVDGVATGSPADQLPSGTISFNPAIVTGPGTYTVTSATQGNGGCALTCHTHIHTTAVNEWTFANVPHPVPFLTGQKDAQGNGHLSATAAIFTADCGNCHAYTGTSPNATSPLCSACHALANPTVAATGAGTCLSCHVGPSGLPKGPTGASFPSIAGAHAKHLALATALTCDTCHASAGTGSLTHYNNANARSSVPTGPGTVSIDLLFSAKTGGAPAFTPASLTCSNVSCHGAQTTPGWQVGTLNSSTQCTACHGVAVSAGTITQYNDAFGRHSLGTHNATNAANAIACTTCHNMGNGSAGALAHFKYLNTGAVDGVATGVPADQLPSGTIVFNPAIVTGPGTYTVTSATQGNGGCALTCHTHIHAAAIDTWTASGAPHAVPFYAGQTDTQGNGHLTATAATFAADCATCHAYSGTSPLATAPVCSTCHTLADPTQVATGVGTCLSCHVGSSGLPTGPTGASFPSIAGAHGKHMGLLTTLTCNTCHANAGTGSTTHYNNANARVATPTGPGTVSIDALYHAQSGNTAGFNVAALTCSSTSCHGGLDTPNWRTGTIASTSQCTLCHAINYGTTPSQYNDAIGRHAWGTHSTAGTLDCTICHDMTLATPGAQNHFAELNTTPVSSTNKLPSTTIKFNLGNTTYPITGPATYTINATYPEGDGGCALTCHSQIHTPTTNHWAMPKGSGVAHPVPFLSTDVSTGGNHHQTLTLAQFNGECITCHDLGGVSAKTGPTCNVCHTLADPTAVATGAGTCLSCHVGTNFKTQGPTGSTWPNLQGAHLKHLSLLTFTRTTPVLPASLTASVCEACHVGSVPGDTANTHYSNANKRLTSPILSGPASVSLDPTFNAQSGTAGITASASAFTCSNVSCHGGQTTPGWQSGSLTVNATTYCIACHKVASTATQYNDATGRHNNPGAHNTTCDYCHDMTQNKQGAIDHWKYLDTSAVRITPDQLSSDTIKFGGGAQPATGALTYTVNATIGRGGCALSCHGQGHTTSGNVWN; translated from the coding sequence ATGAAGGACCAGCAAACCAAGTGGCATCGGATGGCGATCGCGGCGGTCCTCTGTGTCCTCGGCCTGTTCGGATGCGGCGGCACCAAGAGCCCGGCCAACACCACCCAGTACTACGGGGACTACCACCCGGCGGGCTGGATGACGGTCCATGGCGGGCAGGCGGTGACGGGGTTGGCCGCGTGCACCAAGTGCCACGAGATCTCGATCCTCAGGGTCGGCAGCGGCATCCCGACCTGCATGACGACAGGGTGCCACCACCAGTCCACGCCCGGTTTCGCGGATCCGGGCAGCCACGGCCTGCGTGCCAAGTCGGCGATCGGCACGCCGGCCGGCGCGGGCCTGGCCTCCTGCCAGATCTGCCACGACAAGGACTTCTCGGGCGGCCCCGCCGCCAATGCCTGCGTCACCTGCCATGGCGTGAGCGCCCCGCATCCGCCCAAGCCCTGGCGCCTAGGCCCTGGCTCGACCTTCACCCACGTGACGACCGATCCGTCCAATGCCGCCGTCTGCGTCCAGTGCCACTTCCCGGGCTCGGCGAAGAATCCGATCGGCCACCCCGCCATCCCCGCGCCCGCAGGTACCCAGCCGGGCTGCTTCAACGCGACCCTCTGCCACGACGACAAGGTCGCCCCCCATCCGATCCCCTTCCTCGCCGGGATGACCACCAGCAGCGGAAATGGCCACCTGACCGTCACGGCCACGGCCTTCGCCGCCGACTGCGCCAACTGCCACGCCTATTCGGGCACCTCCCCCACGACGACGGCCCCGCTCTGCCAGGAATGCCACCAACTGGCGGATCCCACCCTGCCGGGCACCAATGCCGGCACCTGCCGCTCCTGCCACGAAGGCACCAGCGGACTGCCGAAGGGCCCCGGGGGCACCGGCTTCCCCAGCATCGCCGGCGCCCACGCCAAGCACATGAACCTGGCCACGGCGCTGACCTGCAACACCTGCCACAGCGGCAGCGGCAGCGGCACCTTCACCCACTACGACAACGCCAATGCCCGGCTCTGGCAGCTCGCCGGGCCCGCCAGCGTGGCCATCGATCCCCTGTTCGCAGCCAAGACGGGCGGGGCGCCCGCGTTCACCGACGCCTCCCTGACCTGCTCGAACGTGAGCTGCCACGGGGGCCAGGCCACGCCCGCCTGGGAGTTCGGCACGATCAACAGCGGGACACAATGTACCGCGTGCCACGGCGTGGCCGCCTCCAAGACCACCATCACCCAGTTCAACGACGCCTTCGGCCGGCACAGCCTCGGCACGCACAACGCCACGAACGCGGCCAACGCCGTCGCCTGCACCACCTGCCACAACATGGGCAATGGCTCGCCCGGCGCCCTGGCCCACTTCAAGTACCTGAACACCCCGGCGGTCGACGGCGCCTCGAGCGGAGCGCCTGCGGACCAGATGCCCAGCGGCACCATCGCCTTCGACCCCCTCATCGTGTCGGGCCCCGGCACCTACGCGGTGACCAGCGCCACCCAGGGCAGCGGCACCTGCGCCCTCACCTGCCACACCCACATCCACACCGCCGCCGTGAATGACTGGACCTTCGCCAACGTCCCGCATCCGGTGCCCTTCCTCACCGGACAGAAGGATGTCCAGGGCAATGGCCACCTGACGGCCACGGCCGCCATCTTCGCGGCGGACTGCGCCAACTGCCATGCGTACTCCGGAACCTCGCCCAACGCCGCTTCCCCGCTCTGCTCCATCTGCCATGCCCTGGCCAATCCCACCCTGGCCGCGACGGGGGCCGGGACCTGCCTGTCCTGCCACGTCGGTCCCGCGGGCCTGCCCGCCGGCCCCGCCGGCACGGCCTTCCCCAGCCTTCCCGGAGCCCATGCGAAGCACCTGGCCCTGCCCACGGCCCTGACCTGCAACACCTGCCATACCGGCGCCGGCACGGGAACCGCCACCCATTACGCCAATGCCAACGCGCGGACCGCGGCCCCCACTGGACCCGGCACCGTGGCCATGGATCCCACCTTCAAGGCGAAGAGTGGTGGCAACCCCACCTTCACGCCCGCCTCGCTCACCTGCTCGAACGTCAGTTGCCACGGCGGTCAGGGGACCCCCGCCTGGCAGGGCGGCACCCTCAACAGCGGCACGCAGTGCACCGCCTGCCACGGTGTGGCCGCCTCCTCGGCGACCACCACCCAGTACAACGACGCCTTCGCGCGCCACAGCCTCGGCACCCACAACGCCACCAATGCCGCCAACGCCATCGCCTGCACCACCTGCCACAACATGGGCAACGGCTCGGCTGGCGCGCTCGCCCACTTCAAGTACCTGAACACCCCGGCGGTGGACGCCGTGGCCACGGGCCTGCCCGTGGACCAGCTGCCCAGCGGCACCATCGTGTTCAACCCCGCCATCGTCACGGGCCCTGGCACCTACACGGTGACGAGCGCCACCCAGGGCAACGGCGGCTGCGCCCTCACCTGCCACACCCACATCCACGTGGCGACGGTGGACACCTGGACCGCCAGCGGCGCCCCGCACGCCATCCCGTTCCTCTCGGGCCAGACCGACACCCAGGGCAATGGCCACGTCACCGCCACCGCGGCCGTCTTCACGGCGGACTGCTCCGCCTGCCATGCCTATTCGGGCAGCTCGCCCATGGCCGCGGCGCCGCTCTGCAACGTGTGCCACAAGCTCGCGGATCCCACCCTGGCCGCATCGGGCCCCGCCACCTGCCTGTCCTGCCATGCGGGCACCAGCGGACTGCCGAAGGGCCCCGGCGGCACCACCTTCCCCAGCATCGCCGGCGCCCACACCAAGCACATGAACCTGGCCACGGCGCTGACCTGCAACACCTGCCACGCCGGCAGCGGCAGCGGCACCGCCACCCACTATGCGAATGCCAACGCGCGGGTCGCCACGCCCACGGGCCCCGCGCCCGTGTCCATGGATGCCACGTTCAACGCGAAGACAGGCACCTCCCTCTTCACCCCGGCCGCGCTCACCTGCTCGAACGTGAGCTGCCACGGCGGCCAGGCCACCCCCAGCTGGCAGACGGGCGCGATCAACAGCGGCGTCCAGTGCACGGCCTGTCATGGTGTGGCGGCCTCCTCCGCGACCACGGCCCAGTTCAACGATGCCTTCGGCCGGCACAGCCTTGGCACCCATAACGCCACGAACGCGGCCAACGCCATCGCCTGCACCACCTGCCACAACATGGGCAACGGCTCGGCCGGGGCCCTCGCCCACTTCAAGTACCTGAACACGCCGGCCGTCGACGGCGTCGCCACGGGAAGCCCCGCCGACCAGCTGCCCAGCGGCACCATCTCCTTCAACCCCGCCATCGTCACGGGCCCAGGCACCTACACCGTGACGAGCGCCACCCAGGGCAACGGGGGCTGCGCGCTCACCTGCCACACCCACATCCACACCACGGCCGTGAACGAATGGACCTTCGCCAACGTGCCCCACCCGGTGCCCTTCCTCACCGGGCAGAAGGATGCCCAGGGCAATGGCCACTTGAGCGCCACGGCGGCCATTTTCACGGCCGATTGCGGCAACTGCCACGCCTACACCGGGACTTCCCCCAACGCGACCTCCCCGCTCTGCTCCGCCTGCCATGCCCTGGCCAACCCCACCGTCGCGGCCACGGGCGCCGGGACCTGCCTCTCCTGCCACGTGGGCCCCTCCGGCCTTCCGAAGGGCCCCACCGGCGCCAGCTTCCCCAGCATCGCCGGGGCCCATGCGAAGCATCTGGCCCTGGCCACGGCGCTGACCTGCGACACCTGCCACGCCAGCGCCGGCACCGGCAGCCTCACCCACTACAACAACGCCAATGCCCGCTCCAGCGTGCCCACGGGGCCCGGCACGGTGTCCATCGACCTGCTGTTCTCCGCCAAGACGGGCGGGGCCCCGGCCTTCACCCCGGCCTCGCTGACGTGCTCCAACGTGAGCTGCCACGGCGCCCAGACCACCCCGGGCTGGCAGGTGGGCACCCTCAACAGCAGCACCCAGTGCACCGCCTGCCACGGCGTGGCCGTTTCAGCGGGAACGATCACCCAGTACAACGACGCCTTCGGACGCCACAGCCTCGGCACCCACAACGCCACGAACGCGGCGAACGCCATCGCCTGCACCACCTGCCACAACATGGGCAACGGCTCCGCCGGGGCCCTGGCGCACTTCAAGTACCTCAACACCGGCGCGGTGGACGGCGTCGCCACGGGCGTGCCCGCGGATCAGCTGCCCAGCGGCACCATCGTCTTCAACCCCGCCATCGTCACGGGCCCCGGCACCTACACGGTGACGAGCGCCACCCAGGGCAACGGCGGTTGCGCCCTCACCTGCCATACCCACATCCATGCGGCTGCGATCGACACGTGGACCGCCTCCGGCGCCCCCCACGCGGTGCCCTTCTACGCGGGCCAGACGGACACGCAGGGCAACGGCCACCTGACCGCCACGGCGGCCACCTTCGCCGCCGACTGCGCCACCTGCCACGCCTATTCCGGCACCTCCCCTCTGGCCACGGCCCCCGTCTGCTCGACCTGCCACACCCTCGCCGATCCCACCCAGGTGGCCACCGGCGTCGGAACCTGCCTGTCCTGCCACGTGGGTTCTTCCGGCCTGCCCACCGGTCCCACGGGGGCCTCCTTCCCGAGCATCGCCGGCGCCCACGGCAAGCACATGGGCCTGCTCACGACCCTGACCTGCAACACCTGCCATGCCAATGCCGGCACCGGCAGCACCACGCACTACAACAATGCCAATGCCCGGGTCGCCACCCCGACCGGGCCGGGCACCGTGAGCATCGACGCCCTGTATCACGCCCAGAGCGGCAACACGGCGGGCTTCAATGTCGCGGCCCTCACCTGCTCCAGCACCAGCTGTCACGGTGGCCTGGATACCCCCAACTGGCGGACCGGGACCATCGCCTCGACCTCCCAGTGCACCCTGTGCCACGCCATCAACTACGGGACCACGCCCTCCCAGTACAACGACGCCATCGGACGCCATGCCTGGGGCACCCACTCCACCGCGGGCACCCTCGACTGCACCATCTGCCACGACATGACGTTGGCCACCCCCGGCGCGCAGAACCACTTCGCGGAGTTGAACACCACACCCGTCAGCAGCACCAACAAGCTGCCCAGCACCACCATCAAGTTCAACCTCGGCAACACCACCTACCCGATCACCGGCCCGGCCACCTACACCATCAACGCCACCTACCCCGAGGGCGATGGCGGCTGCGCCCTCACCTGCCACAGCCAGATCCACACGCCGACCACGAACCACTGGGCCATGCCCAAGGGATCCGGCGTGGCGCACCCCGTGCCCTTCCTCAGCACCGACGTCAGCACCGGTGGCAACCACCACCAGACCCTGACCCTGGCCCAGTTCAACGGGGAGTGCATCACCTGCCATGACCTGGGAGGCGTCTCCGCCAAGACCGGACCCACCTGCAACGTCTGCCACACCCTGGCCGATCCCACCGCAGTCGCCACCGGCGCGGGGACCTGCCTGTCCTGCCACGTGGGCACAAACTTCAAGACCCAGGGCCCCACGGGCTCCACCTGGCCGAACCTCCAGGGCGCCCACCTGAAGCACCTCTCCCTGCTGACCTTCACCCGGACCACGCCCGTGCTGCCCGCTTCCCTCACCGCCTCGGTCTGCGAAGCCTGCCACGTGGGCTCGGTGCCCGGGGACACGGCCAACACCCACTACAGCAATGCCAACAAGCGGCTGACCAGCCCGATCCTGTCCGGTCCCGCCTCCGTGTCCCTCGATCCCACCTTCAATGCCCAGTCCGGCACCGCCGGGATCACGGCCAGCGCCTCGGCCTTCACCTGCTCCAACGTGAGCTGCCATGGCGGCCAGACCACCCCGGGCTGGCAGAGCGGAAGCCTCACGGTGAATGCCACCACCTACTGCATCGCCTGCCACAAGGTGGCCTCCACGGCCACCCAGTACAACGACGCCACGGGCCGCCACAACAACCCCGGGGCCCACAACACGACCTGCGACTACTGCCACGACATGACCCAGAACAAGCAGGGCGCCATCGACCACTGGAAGTACCTGGATACCTCCGCCGTCCGCATCACGCCGGACCAGCTCTCCAGCGACACCATCAAGTTCGGCGGCGGCGCCCAGCCGGCCACCGGGGCCCTCACCTACACCGTGAATGCCACCATCGGCCGAGGCGGCTGCGCCCTCTCCTGCCACGGGCAGGGCCACACCACCAGCGGGAACGTCTGGAACTAG
- the uraA gene encoding uracil permease has protein sequence MLRRTIDVDERLPLAQTVPLSLQHLFAMFGATVLVPFLFKVNPATCLLMNGVGTLIYLFVAKGRIPAYLGSSFAFLSPVFAVLAAGLSYSAAQGGFIVFGLIFILVSQVVRFAGTRWIDVIFPPAAMGAIVAIIGLELAPVATNMAGLTPGPAVLGMPLSTALVVSLATLAVTILASVLLRGFLAVIPVLLGVIAGYLLSLGLGVVDFQAVRLAPWFQVPTLYAPTFNLQAILIILPASLVVLAEHVGHLVVTGNIVGKDLMKDPGLHRSLLGDGLSNVLSGLVGATPNTTYGENIGVMAITKVYSVWVIGGTACIAILVSFSGKLAAIIRSIPVPVMGGVCILLFGVIAAAGIRMLIEKKVDYTQSRNLILTSVVLISGISGAAVKLGTVELKGMALGTVVAIALSLLFWGFDRLGLSNDSEAQH, from the coding sequence ATGCTGCGCCGCACCATCGACGTCGACGAACGCCTGCCCCTGGCGCAGACCGTGCCACTCAGCCTGCAGCACCTGTTCGCCATGTTTGGCGCCACCGTGCTGGTGCCCTTCCTCTTCAAGGTGAATCCGGCCACCTGCCTGCTCATGAACGGCGTGGGCACGCTCATCTACCTCTTCGTGGCCAAGGGCCGCATTCCGGCCTACCTGGGCTCGAGCTTCGCCTTCCTCTCGCCGGTCTTCGCCGTGCTGGCCGCGGGTCTCAGCTACTCCGCCGCCCAGGGCGGCTTCATCGTCTTCGGCCTCATCTTCATCCTGGTCTCCCAGGTGGTGCGCTTCGCAGGCACCCGATGGATCGACGTCATCTTCCCGCCCGCCGCCATGGGCGCCATCGTGGCCATCATCGGCCTGGAGCTGGCCCCCGTGGCCACCAACATGGCGGGGCTCACGCCCGGCCCCGCGGTGCTGGGCATGCCTCTATCCACGGCCCTGGTCGTGTCCCTCGCCACCCTGGCCGTGACGATCCTGGCTTCGGTCCTGCTCCGGGGCTTCCTGGCGGTGATCCCCGTGCTGCTGGGCGTCATCGCCGGCTACCTGCTCTCCCTGGGCCTCGGCGTGGTGGACTTTCAGGCCGTGCGCCTGGCGCCCTGGTTCCAGGTACCCACCCTCTACGCGCCCACTTTCAACCTGCAGGCCATCCTCATCATCCTGCCCGCCTCCCTGGTGGTGCTGGCCGAGCACGTGGGCCACCTGGTGGTGACGGGCAACATCGTGGGCAAGGACCTGATGAAAGATCCCGGGCTGCACCGCTCCCTGCTGGGCGACGGCCTCTCCAACGTGCTGTCGGGCCTGGTGGGCGCCACGCCCAACACCACCTACGGCGAGAACATCGGCGTCATGGCCATCACCAAGGTCTACAGCGTGTGGGTCATCGGCGGCACGGCCTGCATCGCCATCCTGGTGTCCTTCTCCGGCAAGCTGGCGGCCATCATCCGCAGCATCCCGGTGCCCGTCATGGGCGGCGTCTGCATCCTGCTGTTCGGCGTCATCGCCGCGGCGGGCATCCGCATGCTCATCGAGAAGAAGGTGGACTACACCCAGTCGCGCAACCTCATCCTCACCTCGGTGGTGCTCATCAGCGGCATCAGCGGCGCCGCCGTGAAGCTGGGCACCGTCGAGCTCAAGGGCATGGCCCTGGGCACCGTGGTGGCCATCGCCCTGAGCCTGCTGTTCTGGGGCTTCGACCGCCTGGGCCTCAGCAACGATTCCGAAGCGCAGCACTAA